A portion of the Intestinibacillus sp. Marseille-P6563 genome contains these proteins:
- a CDS encoding glycogen/starch/alpha-glucan phosphorylase: MKKQAIMEAIQFQLKSDYHTTPDHAKPEQLHMALSKAIMAEIADRWQESAAKHQNQRHAYYFSAEFLMGRMIYNNLLCLGVTKEVGELLEESGTSLEAFEEVEDCALGNGGLGRLAACFLDSAATLDLPLDGYGIRYKYGLFKQKIQGGFQLEEADDWTRFGDPWGLRREDEKVIVHFADQTIVAVPYDMPIIGYNTDNIGTLRLWQAEAEKPFDFNLFNEQQYDKSVSAANRAEDISRVLYPNDSTDAGKILRLKQQYFFCSASLQDIIRKYKKTYGNDFSHFAEMNAIQLNDTHPVISIPELIRLLTDGENLPFEQALDICKKVFAYTNHTILAEALEKWSQHLMIATIPRVYDIIVKVDEALGRELASKGVPGDKAQTMRIIQHETVHMAYMAIFASSYVNGVARLHTEILKNDALKDWYAVYPERFQNKTNGITQRRWLALCNPELSDLLTELLGNESWKTDLSQLKKLEKFVSDDAIMERVAQIKMDNHKRLADYIWKKDRIHIDPNTCFDIQIKRLHEYKRQFLNILAILEIYYEIKEGSLTDFTPTTFIFGAKSAPGYKRAKGIIKLINEVARVIDSDPAVRDLLKVVFVSNYNVSYAEKLVAAADISEQISTAGKEASGTGNMKLMANGAVTMGTYDGANIEIFEEAGEENNYRFGATVDEIRDVAERYNPNWTYHHDRRVKRILDALIDGTLHDGGSGIFRELHDSIVYGSAWHRPDQYFLLLDLDRYLEARKRASQDYKDRLGFARKCWMNICNSGKFSSDRTIAEYAKDIWHIEKVK, translated from the coding sequence ATGAAGAAACAAGCGATTATGGAAGCCATCCAGTTCCAACTCAAGAGTGATTACCATACCACGCCCGACCATGCCAAGCCGGAACAGCTGCACATGGCACTGTCCAAGGCCATTATGGCCGAGATTGCGGACCGCTGGCAGGAAAGCGCCGCCAAGCACCAGAATCAGCGCCACGCTTATTACTTTTCGGCCGAGTTCCTGATGGGCCGTATGATCTACAACAACCTGCTTTGCTTGGGTGTGACCAAGGAAGTTGGCGAACTGCTCGAAGAAAGCGGCACTTCGCTGGAAGCTTTTGAAGAAGTCGAAGACTGCGCACTCGGCAACGGCGGCCTGGGCCGTCTGGCTGCCTGCTTCCTCGATTCGGCGGCAACACTCGACCTGCCGCTCGATGGTTATGGCATCCGCTACAAATATGGCCTGTTCAAGCAGAAGATTCAGGGCGGTTTCCAGCTGGAAGAAGCCGACGACTGGACCCGCTTTGGCGACCCGTGGGGCCTGCGCCGCGAAGATGAAAAGGTCATCGTGCATTTTGCCGACCAGACCATCGTGGCAGTTCCGTACGATATGCCCATCATCGGCTACAACACCGACAACATCGGCACCCTGCGCCTGTGGCAGGCAGAAGCTGAAAAGCCGTTTGATTTCAACCTTTTCAATGAGCAGCAGTACGACAAGTCGGTATCTGCCGCCAACCGCGCGGAGGATATTTCGCGTGTACTGTATCCGAACGACTCGACTGACGCCGGCAAGATCCTGCGTCTGAAGCAGCAGTATTTCTTCTGCTCGGCATCGCTGCAGGACATCATCCGCAAGTATAAGAAGACCTATGGCAACGATTTCTCGCATTTTGCTGAGATGAACGCCATCCAGCTGAACGATACCCATCCGGTTATCTCAATTCCGGAGCTTATCCGTCTGCTGACCGACGGCGAAAACCTGCCGTTTGAACAGGCGCTCGATATCTGTAAGAAGGTATTCGCTTACACCAACCACACCATTCTGGCCGAAGCTCTCGAAAAGTGGAGCCAGCACCTGATGATCGCGACCATCCCGCGTGTATATGACATCATCGTCAAGGTCGATGAGGCACTGGGCCGTGAACTGGCCAGCAAGGGCGTACCGGGGGATAAGGCGCAGACCATGCGCATTATTCAGCACGAGACCGTGCATATGGCGTATATGGCAATCTTTGCGTCCAGCTATGTCAATGGCGTGGCACGCCTGCATACCGAAATCCTCAAAAATGATGCACTCAAGGACTGGTATGCCGTTTACCCCGAGCGTTTCCAGAACAAGACCAACGGCATCACCCAGCGCCGCTGGCTGGCTCTGTGCAACCCGGAACTGAGCGACCTGCTGACCGAACTGCTCGGCAACGAATCGTGGAAGACCGATTTGAGCCAGCTCAAGAAGCTGGAGAAGTTCGTTTCCGATGACGCGATTATGGAGCGCGTTGCCCAGATCAAGATGGATAACCACAAGCGGTTGGCCGATTATATCTGGAAGAAGGACCGCATCCACATTGACCCCAACACCTGCTTTGACATCCAGATCAAGCGCCTGCATGAGTACAAGCGCCAGTTCCTCAACATTCTGGCCATTCTGGAGATCTACTACGAGATCAAGGAAGGCAGCCTGACCGACTTTACGCCCACGACCTTCATCTTTGGTGCAAAGTCCGCGCCTGGCTACAAGCGCGCGAAGGGCATCATCAAGCTCATCAACGAAGTGGCCCGCGTGATCGACAGCGATCCGGCCGTGCGTGACCTGCTCAAGGTTGTCTTTGTTTCCAACTACAATGTATCGTACGCTGAAAAGCTGGTAGCAGCTGCTGATATTTCCGAGCAGATCTCGACTGCGGGTAAGGAAGCTTCCGGTACCGGCAATATGAAGCTGATGGCCAACGGTGCCGTCACGATGGGCACTTACGACGGCGCAAACATCGAAATTTTCGAAGAAGCTGGCGAGGAGAACAACTATCGCTTTGGCGCAACTGTGGATGAAATTCGCGACGTGGCCGAGCGTTACAACCCCAACTGGACCTATCACCACGACCGCCGCGTAAAGCGCATTCTGGATGCGCTCATCGACGGCACCCTGCACGACGGTGGTTCGGGCATCTTCCGCGAACTGCATGACTCGATTGTGTATGGTTCGGCTTGGCACCGTCCCGACCAGTATTTCCTGCTGCTCGATCTGGACCGCTATCTGGAAGCACGCAAGCGCGCCAGTCAGGATTATAAGGACCGTTTGGGCTTTGCGCGTAAGTGCTGGATGAATATTTGCAATTCGGGCAAATTCTCGTCCGACCGTACCATTGCGGAATATGCGAAGGATATTTGGCACATCGAAAAAGTAAAGTAA
- a CDS encoding sensor histidine kinase produces MEAKIYLAAAGLVLLLGLALWGRGLYVLRRLEIMVRRAADGTWRESTWDESRLSKLEAALARVLTTGALSRRRLDEEQNKIKRLVSDISHQTKTPLANILLYTELLGEKPLTDDCRELTQEIGRQGEKLRFLVDALVKTSRLESGIVQVIPKMGPVRPMLDELAAAWRPAAQAKGLELTLQAGPDFDACFDPKWTAEAIGNLLDNAVKYTGSGGSISITAQPFSLFCRITVTDTGVGLSENERAQVFERFYRAPAAAGGQGVGLGLYLARQIVSMQGGYLRIQSQPGKGTAVSVFLPRGPVSKN; encoded by the coding sequence ATGGAGGCTAAAATCTATCTGGCCGCCGCCGGGTTGGTGCTGCTGCTTGGGCTGGCGCTCTGGGGACGTGGTCTGTATGTGTTGCGGCGGCTGGAAATCATGGTGCGCCGCGCGGCCGACGGAACCTGGCGGGAAAGCACCTGGGATGAGAGCCGTCTGTCCAAGCTGGAAGCCGCTCTGGCGCGGGTGCTCACGACGGGCGCGCTGTCCCGCCGCAGACTGGACGAGGAACAGAACAAGATCAAGCGGCTGGTGTCTGACATCTCCCACCAGACCAAGACCCCGCTGGCCAACATCCTGCTGTATACCGAGTTATTGGGCGAAAAACCGCTGACCGACGACTGCCGGGAACTGACGCAGGAGATCGGGCGGCAGGGGGAAAAGCTGCGCTTTCTGGTCGACGCGCTGGTCAAGACCTCCCGGCTGGAAAGCGGCATCGTACAGGTTATCCCCAAGATGGGCCCGGTGCGCCCGATGCTGGACGAACTAGCGGCTGCTTGGCGTCCGGCGGCGCAGGCCAAGGGGCTGGAGCTGACCTTGCAGGCCGGGCCGGATTTTGACGCCTGCTTTGACCCCAAATGGACGGCCGAGGCCATCGGCAATCTGCTCGACAACGCGGTCAAATACACCGGGTCGGGCGGGAGCATTTCGATCACCGCCCAGCCGTTTTCGCTGTTTTGCCGCATCACGGTGACCGATACCGGCGTGGGGCTGAGTGAAAACGAGCGGGCGCAGGTGTTTGAGCGGTTTTACCGCGCCCCGGCAGCGGCCGGGGGGCAGGGCGTCGGACTGGGGCTGTATCTGGCGCGGCAGATCGTGTCCATGCAGGGCGGCTATCTGCGCATTCAGAGCCAGCCGGGCAAAGGCACGGCGGTATCGGTGTTTTTGCCGCGCGGCCCGGTCAGCAAGAATTGA
- a CDS encoding response regulator transcription factor, translating to MPHFLLVEDDLPLARGVALALAGEGREVTVCASAQQARKALEKPVDLVILDVGLPDGNGLELCREIRLFSRAPVIFLTANDTEADEVAGFRAGGDDYIVKPFRVGVLRARVDAMLRRAGGEEVLVLDGFRLDFAHAAFSKDGQPITLSAPEQRLLRALVCERGRTVRRETLIDRVWTDGMEYVDENALSVTVRRLRKKLGEGYIHTVYGVGYRWGDRDGG from the coding sequence ATGCCGCATTTCTTGCTTGTCGAGGACGATCTGCCGCTGGCGCGGGGCGTGGCGCTCGCGCTGGCGGGCGAGGGTCGGGAAGTGACCGTGTGCGCTTCGGCGCAGCAGGCCCGCAAGGCGCTGGAAAAGCCGGTCGATCTGGTGATTTTGGACGTCGGCCTGCCCGATGGGAATGGGCTGGAGCTGTGTCGGGAAATCCGGCTGTTCAGCCGTGCGCCAGTCATTTTTTTGACCGCCAACGACACCGAGGCCGACGAAGTCGCCGGGTTCCGTGCCGGCGGGGACGATTATATCGTCAAGCCCTTCCGGGTGGGAGTGCTGCGCGCTCGGGTGGACGCCATGCTGCGCCGCGCGGGCGGGGAGGAGGTGCTGGTCCTCGATGGGTTCCGGCTGGATTTTGCCCACGCCGCTTTTTCCAAAGACGGGCAGCCGATCACCCTGTCGGCTCCTGAGCAGCGGCTGCTGCGCGCGCTGGTGTGCGAGCGCGGACGCACGGTCCGGCGGGAAACGCTCATTGACCGCGTCTGGACCGATGGCATGGAATATGTGGACGAAAATGCCCTGTCGGTCACCGTGCGCCGCCTGCGCAAAAAGCTGGGCGAGGGGTATATTCATACGGTCTACGGCGTAGGATACCGGTGGGGTGACCGCGATGGAGGCTAA
- a CDS encoding ABC transporter permease, whose product MLKVANKKCIRRLSDRSLKAAKTRNIIAVIAIALTTVLFTSLFTIGASINHSFQQQNFRQAGGDMHATFKNLTEEQVLELQDDPLIKESGARLFVGMTGDEPPFNKSHVEISYMGESMAKHYFIEPTEGRLPREGTDEAATDTRVLALLGVEPKVGAKFAIPVGIDDNTQDAQYVERTFTLSGWWEYDSAIVASNALLPRSAAEDLCALSTGAPQSQTGKWHLDVMFDSAFGIREKAEQVLANHGYQCDDPTGDAYIAIGVNWGYTAAQIDSTIDPMSVFAIVAMLLLIMFTGYLIIYNVFQISVTSDIRFYGLLKTIGTTGKQIRRMIRRQAYILSIFGIPLGWVVGFLVGVRLTPVIMERTSYTDTFVSFNPLIFVGAALFSLITVRISCRKPGKMAARVSPVEAVRYTDANVSKKRARHTGKRGGASLPRMAWANLGRSRGKTNVTVLSLALAVVLLQMTYTFATGFDMDKYLADKSAVDFVVGDASYFQTGAGFSSTDEAVPDNIIEEINAQGGITDSGRIYGQVTNVQEFVTEDWYRQNWGQWNTEETLDQMVADRERDATGLLADRVSLYGMEDFPLSRLTVLEGDLSALTDPNANAVAAVYTTDDYGEPEKQSHWAKVGDTVHLRYVEELEYYYQDTGEIIPADEVDAAFAGERAIGSRAKTYRDKEYTVAAAVVIPSSLDYRYYGVDQFVLGAQQFMQDTGTNSVMTYVFDTEDTATDAMEAFLADYTEHVQPLFDYESKATYQAEFEGFRSMFLTLGGALSAIIGLIGVLNFLNAVLTGILTRKHEFAVLQAIGMTGRQLKRMLMLEGLYYALLALGLSLLLSVVFGPPIGNGCNQIFWFFSYRFTILPIVLVLPLFVALGLLIPLALYRSMAGESIVERIRTTD is encoded by the coding sequence ATGCTCAAGGTCGCAAACAAAAAATGTATCCGGCGGCTGTCCGACCGCAGCCTGAAAGCGGCAAAGACCCGCAACATCATTGCAGTCATCGCCATCGCGCTGACGACCGTGCTGTTTACCTCGTTGTTCACCATCGGGGCGTCGATCAACCATTCCTTTCAGCAACAGAACTTCCGTCAGGCGGGCGGGGATATGCATGCCACCTTTAAGAATCTGACCGAAGAACAGGTGCTCGAACTCCAGGACGACCCGTTGATCAAGGAATCGGGCGCGCGTCTGTTCGTTGGCATGACAGGCGACGAGCCGCCCTTTAACAAAAGCCATGTGGAGATCAGCTACATGGGCGAAAGCATGGCCAAACATTATTTCATCGAACCGACGGAAGGCCGCCTGCCCCGCGAAGGCACGGACGAGGCCGCGACCGACACCCGCGTACTTGCCCTGCTCGGGGTTGAACCCAAGGTGGGCGCTAAGTTTGCCATCCCGGTCGGCATCGACGACAATACGCAGGATGCGCAATATGTTGAGCGCACCTTCACCCTTTCCGGCTGGTGGGAGTATGACAGCGCGATCGTAGCGTCCAATGCGCTCCTGCCCCGTTCGGCGGCCGAGGACCTGTGCGCGCTGTCCACGGGCGCGCCCCAAAGTCAGACCGGAAAATGGCATCTGGATGTGATGTTCGACAGCGCCTTCGGCATCCGCGAAAAGGCCGAGCAGGTGCTGGCAAATCACGGCTACCAATGCGACGACCCGACGGGGGATGCCTACATCGCCATTGGCGTCAACTGGGGGTATACCGCCGCGCAGATTGATTCCACCATTGACCCGATGAGTGTCTTTGCAATCGTTGCCATGCTGCTGCTCATCATGTTCACCGGCTACCTCATCATCTATAATGTGTTCCAGATCTCGGTGACGAGCGACATCCGGTTTTATGGCCTTTTAAAGACCATCGGCACGACAGGCAAGCAGATTCGTCGCATGATTCGGCGGCAAGCCTATATTTTGTCGATCTTCGGCATCCCGCTCGGGTGGGTCGTCGGCTTTTTGGTCGGCGTGCGGCTCACACCGGTCATCATGGAGCGCACGTCTTACACCGACACGTTTGTTTCGTTCAACCCGCTGATTTTTGTTGGGGCGGCCCTCTTTTCGCTCATCACCGTGCGGATTTCCTGCCGCAAGCCCGGCAAAATGGCGGCCAGGGTCTCGCCGGTGGAAGCGGTGCGGTATACTGATGCGAACGTTTCTAAAAAGCGGGCGCGCCACACCGGCAAGCGGGGCGGGGCCAGCCTGCCGCGTATGGCCTGGGCCAACCTTGGCCGCAGCCGCGGCAAGACCAATGTGACCGTGCTGTCGCTTGCGCTGGCGGTGGTGCTGCTGCAAATGACCTACACGTTTGCCACTGGCTTTGATATGGACAAATATCTGGCCGACAAATCGGCGGTGGATTTTGTTGTCGGCGACGCGTCCTATTTCCAGACCGGCGCGGGCTTTTCCTCGACCGACGAAGCCGTGCCCGACAACATCATCGAGGAGATCAATGCCCAGGGCGGCATCACCGATTCCGGCCGCATCTATGGGCAGGTGACTAACGTGCAGGAATTCGTTACCGAGGACTGGTACCGTCAAAACTGGGGCCAATGGAACACCGAAGAAACACTCGACCAGATGGTCGCAGACCGGGAGCGGGATGCGACCGGTCTGCTGGCCGACCGGGTCAGTCTGTACGGCATGGAGGATTTTCCGCTGTCCAGATTGACCGTGCTGGAGGGTGATCTGTCTGCCTTGACCGACCCGAACGCCAACGCGGTCGCAGCCGTTTACACCACCGACGATTACGGCGAACCGGAGAAGCAATCCCATTGGGCCAAGGTGGGCGACACCGTGCACCTGCGCTATGTCGAAGAATTGGAATACTACTACCAGGACACAGGCGAGATCATCCCGGCAGACGAGGTGGACGCGGCCTTTGCCGGCGAGCGGGCCATCGGCTCACGCGCCAAGACCTATCGCGATAAGGAATACACGGTGGCAGCGGCTGTCGTGATTCCCAGTTCGCTCGACTACCGCTACTATGGCGTCGACCAGTTTGTCCTGGGCGCCCAGCAGTTCATGCAGGACACCGGCACCAACTCGGTCATGACCTATGTGTTTGACACCGAGGACACGGCAACCGATGCCATGGAAGCCTTTCTGGCCGACTACACGGAGCATGTGCAGCCGCTGTTTGATTACGAGAGCAAGGCGACCTATCAGGCCGAGTTTGAGGGCTTCCGCTCCATGTTCCTGACCCTGGGCGGCGCGCTGAGCGCCATCATCGGGCTCATCGGCGTGCTCAACTTCCTAAACGCCGTGCTCACCGGCATCCTCACCCGCAAACACGAATTCGCCGTCTTGCAAGCCATCGGCATGACCGGGCGGCAGCTCAAACGCATGCTCATGCTCGAAGGGCTGTATTACGCGCTGCTCGCGCTCGGCCTGAGTTTGCTGCTCAGCGTGGTGTTTGGACCGCCCATCGGGAACGGCTGCAATCAGATTTTCTGGTTCTTCTCGTACCGGTTCACCATTTTGCCGATCGTGCTGGTGCTGCCCCTCTTTGTGGCCCTGGGCTTGCTCATCCCGCTGGCGCTGTACCGCTCCATGGCCGGGGAGAGCATCGTCGAGCGCATTCGCACGACCGATTGA
- a CDS encoding ABC transporter ATP-binding protein, which produces MQILQTEDLRKYYGAGDTEVRALDGVTLSVEEGEFVSIVGTSGSGKSTLLHMLGGLDRPTSGKVFVDGNDIFALKEDELTIFRRRKIGFVFQAYNLVPVLSVYENIVLPIELDGNPIDQTYVQQIVQTLGLESKLDNLPSQLSGGQQQRVAIARALATKPAIVLADEPTGNLDSATSQDVLSLLRVTGEKFGQTIVMITHNEEIAQLASRIVRIEDGRIVSR; this is translated from the coding sequence ATGCAGATTTTACAAACCGAAGACCTGCGAAAATATTATGGGGCGGGCGATACCGAAGTGCGCGCGCTTGATGGTGTGACGCTCTCGGTGGAAGAAGGTGAATTTGTTTCCATCGTGGGTACGTCCGGCTCGGGCAAGTCGACGCTTTTGCACATGCTGGGTGGTCTGGACCGCCCGACGAGCGGCAAGGTGTTTGTGGATGGCAACGACATTTTTGCGCTCAAAGAGGACGAACTGACCATCTTCCGGCGGCGGAAGATCGGCTTTGTGTTTCAGGCGTACAATCTGGTCCCCGTGCTGAGCGTGTACGAAAACATCGTGCTGCCCATCGAATTAGACGGCAATCCGATCGATCAGACCTATGTGCAGCAGATCGTGCAGACGCTCGGGCTGGAAAGCAAGTTGGACAATCTGCCCAGCCAGCTTTCGGGCGGCCAGCAGCAGCGCGTGGCCATTGCCCGCGCGCTTGCCACCAAACCGGCCATCGTGCTGGCCGACGAGCCGACCGGCAATCTGGACAGCGCGACCAGTCAGGACGTTTTGTCCCTGCTGCGAGTGACCGGCGAAAAATTCGGCCAGACCATTGTGATGATTACCCACAACGAGGAGATCGCCCAGCTGGCCAGCCGCATCGTCCGCATTGAAGACGGCCGCATCGTCAGCCGGTAA
- a CDS encoding GNAT family N-acetyltransferase codes for MDIRFVLPEEVRQLQRNVLTAFPSKTPVSLLQNMESELYQPDEGRYLGCFDDNGTLIGSILMMDFTLNVRGVMMPMGAAAYVSTNFLHKKEHIARNMLRVLMGYYTKLGTTVGCLHPFNPAFYRKMGYGHCMEAYFYMPKASEIRSFGHKEGLCYAEEGDREEVLAYYRAYAQRTNGATLHPYMDPHRIFDMPYVVLCRRQGRITGYLTFEFVEVDHYTDMYHDLCVREMIYDDLDTLQQFLTFFASQVDQIDRVRIYSPDPYLHTMFRNPDSGENRAHDGCIHEIGRRTMGNMIRLFDVAGYFAVQTHACAPVSRPFTLALALTDSFLDQNNRTFWLRIEGESVQLMPEGTADVTLWADISDFSSLVIGAIPLADFVRLGRIRLSDPAYLRDIQRAIGWDVKPCNYTYF; via the coding sequence ATGGATATCAGATTCGTTCTTCCCGAAGAAGTCCGGCAACTGCAGCGGAACGTGCTGACCGCGTTCCCTTCCAAAACACCGGTCTCCCTTCTTCAGAACATGGAAAGCGAGCTGTATCAACCGGACGAGGGACGATACCTCGGCTGTTTCGACGACAATGGAACACTCATCGGGTCCATCCTCATGATGGATTTCACCCTCAATGTCAGAGGCGTGATGATGCCTATGGGCGCCGCCGCCTATGTTTCCACCAACTTTCTGCACAAAAAAGAACACATTGCCCGCAACATGCTGCGGGTGCTGATGGGGTATTACACCAAGCTGGGCACCACGGTGGGCTGCCTGCATCCATTCAACCCGGCGTTTTACCGCAAGATGGGCTATGGACACTGCATGGAAGCCTATTTCTACATGCCCAAAGCGTCGGAAATCCGGTCTTTTGGCCACAAGGAAGGCCTGTGCTATGCTGAAGAGGGCGACCGCGAGGAAGTGCTCGCCTATTATCGGGCGTATGCACAGCGCACCAACGGCGCGACCCTCCATCCCTACATGGACCCGCACCGCATTTTCGACATGCCCTATGTCGTGCTGTGCCGCCGGCAGGGCCGCATCACCGGCTACCTGACGTTTGAATTCGTCGAGGTCGATCACTACACCGACATGTACCACGATTTGTGCGTGCGGGAGATGATCTACGACGATTTGGATACCTTGCAGCAGTTTTTGACGTTTTTCGCCTCCCAGGTCGACCAGATCGACCGGGTGCGCATCTATTCGCCCGACCCGTATCTACACACCATGTTCCGCAACCCGGACAGCGGGGAAAACCGTGCGCATGACGGCTGCATCCACGAGATTGGCCGCCGCACGATGGGGAACATGATCCGCTTGTTCGATGTGGCCGGTTATTTTGCCGTGCAGACGCATGCCTGCGCGCCGGTGTCCCGGCCGTTTACGCTGGCGCTGGCACTGACCGACAGCTTTCTGGACCAAAACAACCGCACCTTCTGGCTGCGCATCGAAGGGGAAAGCGTCCAGCTGATGCCCGAAGGCACGGCTGACGTGACCTTGTGGGCGGATATTTCGGACTTTTCTTCCCTGGTCATTGGGGCCATTCCGCTGGCCGATTTTGTGCGCCTGGGGCGCATCCGTTTGAGCGACCCGGCGTATCTAAGAGACATCCAGCGGGCCATCGGCTGGGATGTCAAACCCTGCAACTACACGTATTTTTAG
- a CDS encoding 1-propanol dehydrogenase PduQ, translating into MDRFDLHTKILIGGDALGQMLRQMKRIFIVTDKFMHESGRVSYLTDQITTPGAEYRIFSDVTPDPDIDLVTAGVSHILDFKPDAVIALGGGSPIDAAKAIVYFAAQQFDLRDCPFIAIPTTSGTGSEVSKFAVITDRARGIKYPLIADSLLPDYAVLDAELTRSVPPGVTADTGIDVLTHAIEAYVCTEANTFTDALAEKAVKLVDKYLLTAYREPDNLEARQAMHNASCLAGAAFSNAGLGLCHSMAHALGAQAHIAHGRANAILLPYVMSFNAGCETTLTPTAGRYAELAALIGMGASSTRQSALNLIHMVRRLETQMKMPLSIKDAGISAADFDAMLDTLADAALADRCMATTPIPCSREDIVSLYRQAYAKNSRRSLQ; encoded by the coding sequence TTGGATCGGTTTGATCTCCACACAAAAATCCTGATCGGCGGCGATGCCCTGGGCCAGATGCTCAGGCAGATGAAGCGCATCTTTATCGTGACCGACAAATTCATGCACGAAAGCGGCCGGGTGTCCTACCTGACCGACCAAATCACGACCCCGGGGGCCGAATACCGGATCTTTTCCGACGTGACTCCGGACCCGGACATCGACTTGGTCACTGCGGGCGTGTCCCACATTCTGGACTTTAAGCCCGATGCAGTGATCGCACTGGGCGGCGGTTCCCCGATCGATGCAGCCAAGGCCATCGTCTATTTCGCCGCACAGCAGTTCGACCTGCGCGATTGCCCCTTTATCGCCATCCCGACCACGAGCGGTACGGGCAGCGAAGTGAGCAAATTCGCGGTCATCACCGACCGCGCGCGCGGCATCAAATACCCACTCATTGCAGACAGCCTGCTCCCCGATTACGCGGTGTTGGACGCAGAGCTCACACGCAGCGTGCCGCCCGGCGTGACCGCCGACACCGGCATCGACGTGCTCACCCACGCCATCGAAGCCTATGTCTGCACCGAAGCCAACACCTTTACCGACGCGCTGGCCGAAAAAGCGGTCAAGCTGGTGGACAAGTATCTGCTCACCGCCTACCGTGAACCGGACAACCTGGAAGCACGGCAGGCGATGCACAACGCCTCCTGCCTGGCTGGCGCCGCGTTTTCCAACGCCGGACTCGGCCTGTGCCACAGCATGGCGCACGCATTGGGCGCGCAGGCGCACATCGCCCACGGACGAGCGAACGCCATCCTGCTGCCCTATGTTATGAGCTTCAACGCCGGCTGTGAAACCACGCTCACCCCGACCGCGGGACGTTATGCCGAACTGGCCGCCCTGATCGGTATGGGGGCCAGCAGCACCCGCCAGAGCGCGCTCAACCTCATCCACATGGTGCGCCGGTTGGAAACCCAGATGAAAATGCCGCTGAGCATCAAGGACGCCGGCATCAGTGCCGCGGACTTTGACGCCATGCTGGATACCCTGGCCGATGCGGCGCTGGCAGACCGCTGCATGGCGACCACGCCCATCCCCTGCTCGCGGGAGGACATTGTGTCCCTGTACCGGCAGGCCTACGCCAAAAACAGCCGCAGAAGCCTGCAATAA
- the eutS gene encoding ethanolamine utilization microcompartment protein EutS, giving the protein MIELDEKARIIQEFVPGKQVTLAHVIASPVEQLYAKLGLLDAEGAIGIFTITPSEAAMIAADVASKAADVSIGFVDRFNGSLVITGDVAAVEASLHDVMAVLCDKMGFAAAPITKT; this is encoded by the coding sequence ATGATTGAACTCGACGAAAAGGCCCGCATCATACAGGAATTTGTGCCCGGCAAACAGGTCACTCTGGCGCACGTCATCGCCAGCCCGGTCGAACAGCTCTATGCCAAACTGGGCCTGCTGGACGCCGAAGGCGCGATCGGTATTTTCACCATCACGCCCAGCGAAGCGGCCATGATCGCCGCCGATGTCGCCAGCAAGGCGGCTGATGTTTCCATCGGATTTGTCGACCGGTTCAACGGTTCGCTGGTCATCACCGGCGATGTGGCAGCCGTGGAAGCGTCCCTGCACGACGTCATGGCTGTCCTGTGCGACAAAATGGGCTTTGCCGCGGCACCGATTACGAAAACTTAA
- a CDS encoding EutP/PduV family microcompartment system protein: protein MDKKRIILIGRSAAGKTTLCQFLNHEALRYHKTQTVQIVNHTMIDTPGEYLERRHMRGALQVSAADADLIVLVQDATENGTMFPPAYTSIFAKPAIGVVTKSDLASPDQIDRAKKYLEIAGARQIFITSSVQGTGFEPLTALLEGN, encoded by the coding sequence ATGGATAAAAAACGAATCATTCTGATCGGCCGGTCGGCCGCAGGGAAAACCACCCTGTGTCAGTTCCTCAACCATGAGGCGCTGCGCTACCACAAAACGCAGACCGTGCAGATCGTCAACCATACCATGATCGACACCCCGGGCGAATACTTAGAACGCCGCCATATGCGCGGAGCGCTCCAAGTGTCGGCAGCGGATGCGGACCTCATCGTTCTGGTGCAGGACGCAACCGAAAACGGGACCATGTTCCCGCCCGCCTACACCAGCATCTTCGCCAAGCCGGCCATCGGGGTGGTGACCAAAAGCGACCTGGCCTCTCCGGACCAGATCGACCGTGCAAAGAAGTACTTGGAAATTGCAGGGGCACGCCAAATCTTCATTACCAGCAGCGTTCAGGGCACCGGTTTTGAACCCCTGACCGCGCTGCTCGAAGGCAACTGA